Proteins encoded together in one Corynebacterium liangguodongii window:
- a CDS encoding M13 family metallopeptidase encodes MNDLFELVNGQWVATHEIPADRGIDGAFYALRDKSEADVRDLLEDGVGRGGDLYLSFMDTAEINAAGLAPLEPDLQKLAVSNITELARSFGELERVGVGAPVTYWVEKDSQGEDSIAYVVQSGLGLPDEAYYREEQHAQTLAEYKAHVARMLGYLDSAPLLGLPAEVAAERVVNLETQLAASHWDVVRSRDAIATYNPVELGELPPLVQEILRGSGLGEGPVVNMMPSYTEALGQMLRPETLADWQLWGAWNILRSRAGLLPEDIGAANFEFFGVKLAGATEQRDRWKRGVSLAESLVGQEIGARYVEKHFPPESKEHMLALVGYLLRAYRERISRLEWMGEDTRARALEKLEQFATKIGYPDSWRSFDGLEFSQSGKDLIANVRRGAAFEHDYQLGKVGRPADRGEWVTTPQTVNAFYNPVVNDITFPAAILQPPFFDAEADAAENFGAIGAVIGHEIGHGFDDQGSRYDGHGNLNSWWTEEDRERFDSLTSKLVEQFNGLVPAVLQGTEGVSGVKGEFTLGENIGDLGGLGIAVAAYKLYLDDNGLSDGPAQPFGELEGTYTGLQRLFLAWARVWRSKTRPEMAAQLLAIDPHSPNEFRCNVIAGNIPEFYDAFDVREDSAMWVAPADRVQIW; translated from the coding sequence ATGAATGACCTCTTTGAGCTAGTGAACGGACAGTGGGTGGCCACCCACGAGATCCCGGCCGATCGCGGCATCGACGGCGCCTTTTACGCGTTGCGGGACAAGTCCGAAGCGGACGTCCGCGACCTGTTGGAAGACGGCGTCGGGCGCGGCGGCGATCTCTACTTGTCCTTCATGGATACCGCCGAGATCAACGCGGCCGGCCTCGCCCCGCTCGAGCCGGACCTGCAAAAGCTGGCGGTATCCAACATCACGGAGCTGGCCCGCAGCTTCGGTGAGCTCGAGCGCGTCGGCGTCGGCGCGCCCGTGACCTATTGGGTGGAGAAAGACTCCCAGGGCGAAGACTCGATCGCCTACGTCGTGCAAAGCGGCCTCGGGCTGCCGGACGAGGCGTACTACCGCGAGGAGCAGCATGCACAGACCCTGGCGGAGTACAAGGCCCACGTCGCTCGGATGCTGGGCTACCTCGATTCCGCGCCCCTGCTCGGGCTGCCCGCCGAGGTGGCCGCGGAGCGCGTGGTCAACCTCGAGACCCAACTCGCGGCGAGCCACTGGGATGTGGTTCGGTCCCGCGACGCGATCGCGACCTATAACCCGGTCGAGCTAGGTGAGCTTCCTCCGCTGGTGCAGGAGATTTTGCGCGGCTCGGGCCTGGGCGAGGGCCCGGTGGTGAACATGATGCCCTCCTATACTGAGGCGCTCGGCCAGATGCTGCGTCCCGAGACGCTGGCTGACTGGCAACTGTGGGGCGCGTGGAACATCCTGCGCTCGCGCGCGGGGCTCCTCCCAGAAGACATCGGGGCGGCGAACTTCGAATTCTTCGGCGTAAAGCTCGCCGGGGCGACCGAGCAGCGCGACCGCTGGAAGCGCGGGGTCAGCCTCGCGGAGTCCCTCGTGGGCCAGGAGATCGGCGCCCGGTACGTGGAGAAGCACTTCCCGCCTGAGTCGAAGGAGCACATGCTCGCGCTTGTGGGCTACCTGTTGCGCGCCTACCGTGAGCGCATCTCCCGGCTCGAGTGGATGGGCGAGGACACCCGCGCCCGCGCACTGGAGAAGCTCGAGCAATTTGCCACGAAGATCGGCTACCCCGATTCGTGGCGCAGCTTCGACGGCCTGGAGTTCAGCCAGTCCGGCAAGGACCTGATCGCCAACGTGCGCCGCGGTGCTGCGTTCGAGCACGACTACCAGCTGGGTAAGGTGGGCCGCCCGGCCGACCGCGGCGAGTGGGTGACCACCCCGCAGACTGTCAACGCCTTCTACAACCCGGTGGTCAACGACATCACCTTCCCCGCCGCGATCTTGCAGCCGCCGTTTTTCGACGCCGAGGCCGACGCCGCGGAGAACTTCGGCGCGATCGGGGCGGTGATCGGCCACGAGATCGGCCACGGGTTCGACGATCAGGGCTCGCGTTACGACGGCCACGGCAACCTCAACTCGTGGTGGACCGAGGAGGATCGCGAACGTTTCGATTCTCTCACCTCGAAGCTCGTTGAGCAGTTCAACGGCCTCGTCCCCGCCGTGCTGCAGGGCACCGAGGGGGTCAGCGGGGTCAAGGGCGAGTTCACCCTCGGTGAGAACATCGGCGACCTCGGCGGCCTGGGAATCGCGGTGGCGGCCTACAAGCTCTACCTCGATGACAACGGGCTGAGCGACGGCCCCGCCCAGCCGTTCGGCGAGCTCGAGGGAACCTACACCGGCCTCCAGCGCCTGTTTTTGGCGTGGGCGAGGGTGTGGCGCTCCAAGACGCGCCCGGAGATGGCCGCACAGCTCCTTGCCATCGACCCGCACTCCCCTAACGAGTTCCGCTGCAACGTCATCGCGGGCAACATCCCGGAGTTCTACGACGCGTTCGATGTGCGCGAGGACTCCGCGATGTGGGTCGCCCCCGCCGACCGGGTGCAGATTTGGTAG
- a CDS encoding cutinase family protein has product MAASTARTFINALGAAALLAAVTIGATPRPAGAQEISSNRANTVVNEQGCSAHYLIAVPGGANTVEGLPTAIPHGGNVFSTGLIVEAQTHGAVEALWVSYRSLPFAVDTYPAAFDDGYRETRNAVTTLAQRCPEARFSFTGYSLGAHITSQMTSDIAHGRGPIGPERVGSVALFSNPHQGGNGAVLSPGTPPDSRGALGSLPEGYGELGPRVLEICHADDVVCSMPPSLRGLVAPAMQVGLASGLAPLAPVAHVLATLGLDVFKLAAGITAHGGYEGPDRREAAGWITAHA; this is encoded by the coding sequence ATGGCAGCGAGCACAGCAAGGACATTCATCAACGCGCTGGGCGCTGCGGCACTTCTCGCCGCCGTGACCATCGGTGCGACACCGCGGCCTGCCGGGGCACAGGAAATCTCGTCGAACAGGGCGAACACCGTGGTCAACGAGCAGGGCTGCAGCGCGCACTACCTCATCGCCGTGCCCGGCGGCGCCAACACCGTCGAAGGTCTGCCCACCGCGATCCCGCACGGCGGCAACGTCTTTAGCACCGGCCTGATTGTCGAGGCACAGACCCACGGGGCCGTGGAGGCGCTGTGGGTGTCCTACCGCTCGCTGCCCTTCGCCGTGGATACCTACCCCGCTGCCTTCGACGATGGTTACCGCGAGACCCGAAACGCGGTGACCACCCTCGCCCAGCGCTGCCCCGAGGCGCGCTTTAGCTTCACGGGCTACTCCCTCGGCGCCCACATCACCTCGCAGATGACCAGCGACATCGCCCACGGCCGCGGCCCGATCGGCCCCGAAAGGGTCGGCTCCGTGGCGCTGTTTTCCAACCCCCACCAGGGCGGCAACGGCGCGGTGCTATCGCCCGGGACCCCGCCCGATTCGAGGGGTGCGCTCGGCTCGCTGCCCGAGGGCTACGGCGAACTCGGGCCGCGGGTGTTGGAGATCTGCCACGCCGACGACGTCGTGTGCTCCATGCCTCCTAGCCTGCGCGGGCTGGTCGCCCCGGCGATGCAGGTTGGCCTGGCCAGCGGACTGGCGCCGCTAGCTCCGGTCGCCCACGTCTTGGCTACCTTGGGCCTCGACGTGTTCAAGCTCGCCGCCGGGATCACCGCCCACGGCGGCTACGAAGGCCCCGACCGCCGCGAGGCCGCGGGATGGATCACGGCGCACGCGTAG
- a CDS encoding VOC family protein: MPAFEALPGMPYWQDLATVDTTKSAYFYSKLLGWEVEGDLYRMARTQGLPVAGFIGGLDDPTMSDAWVTYFFTRDVEGVKRGVVTRGGEVLATAEVSLGTMVLCADPAGAIFGVIEPAGEDQFVAAGEPGTPVWHEYVALDRARECIDFYAELFDWEVTHSQGYYLATAEGAPFLGLRDDSGNADVAALAGFWETYFGVEDVARAARRAQELGGEVVHGPEDSPFGPLVLVADPTGATVTLCEVEAPAPEELLSESDSVLGL, encoded by the coding sequence ATGCCCGCCTTCGAAGCGCTGCCGGGGATGCCGTATTGGCAGGATCTCGCGACCGTTGACACCACCAAGTCCGCCTACTTCTACTCCAAGTTGCTCGGCTGGGAGGTCGAGGGCGACCTCTACCGGATGGCGCGCACGCAGGGATTGCCGGTGGCAGGGTTCATCGGCGGGCTCGACGACCCGACGATGAGCGATGCCTGGGTGACCTACTTTTTCACGCGCGATGTGGAGGGGGTGAAAAGGGGCGTCGTCACGCGCGGCGGTGAGGTGCTGGCTACCGCCGAGGTGTCGCTGGGAACGATGGTGCTGTGCGCAGACCCGGCCGGCGCCATCTTTGGCGTGATCGAACCGGCGGGGGAGGACCAGTTCGTTGCGGCCGGGGAGCCGGGCACTCCCGTCTGGCACGAGTACGTCGCGCTCGATCGCGCCCGTGAATGCATCGACTTCTACGCCGAGCTGTTCGACTGGGAGGTGACGCACTCGCAGGGCTACTACCTGGCCACCGCCGAGGGCGCACCCTTCCTCGGGCTGCGGGACGATTCGGGGAACGCGGACGTCGCAGCACTCGCCGGGTTCTGGGAGACCTATTTCGGCGTGGAGGACGTCGCGCGTGCGGCGCGTCGCGCGCAAGAGCTCGGTGGCGAGGTCGTACACGGCCCCGAAGACTCGCCCTTTGGACCCCTCGTCCTCGTGGCCGATCCGACCGGGGCGACCGTGACGCTCTGCGAGGTAGAAGCTCCTGCGCCTGAGGAGCTGCTCAGCGAGTCCGACTCCGTGCTGGGCCTGTGA
- a CDS encoding arabinosyltransferase domain-containing protein — protein sequence MSTHRPVEFNDVLAEAENRAPRPLVLCAIVSGLLAFTCFLLTPILPINQVESTVSWPQNESLGSINAPLISLAPESIELDVPVKESIAALRDGETLIAGTLPASSQEASDRGLFVSAPDGGLLVTSLNEVLFELDAAQVASLPASALLEVSATSEGTSIAISGTDLSEDGEEDLRPQVTGIYSELEGEAGTLVDAGLAAQVNVNSRFTSSPTALKSGAMALGAASLIVALWALWRLDARDGRRFPLLRSQWRTFRPLDALVLAVLGFWHIFGANTSDDGYLLTMARVASKSDYMANYYRWYGVPESPFGSPYYDILSAFAQISTASMWMRLPSLLAGVATWWILSRELLPRLGPVVAERRMAHWTAALVFLSFWLPYNNGTRPEPIIALGLIATWASFERAIATERLFPAAVGTILAAFTLACGPTGLAAVGVFLISLPALFAIMERRLPHAPRLAFIAPFLAAGFAVMLAVFHDQTLATVLEATSVRSKVGPALDWYSEWVRYGTLFDQTVDGSMTRRFPTFVFFACLGLIAWALVRMGSIPGAAKGPTVRLVLIVALSTFFLMFTPTKWTHHFGIYAGIGGAVAALGAVVLSHIALRSARNRTFALAGVAFLMAVTLAGWNGWWYVSSFGVPWWDKTVQLHAVEANTVVLVIALVILMIGVFQSLRHARATRVGAGRFAGLMSAPIAIVAALMVAFSCLTFVKAFLDQAPAYSVGMGNVRTFAGNSCQLGSDVLLETNTNESFLSPIGGVALADSLDSGDNRGFDPEGVPSFIVEEDSSSSASSPRTDANNNASASTLDPSGATNSATTGNGTGTNTNAGSGSADAAKATTEQEQSTTRTSTQGNRPETMRGANGSTVRLPFNLDYTKVPMLGSYSEEPTGSAQLETAWFALPPAREDAPLVVASAAGRIAHKDINGVEQEGADLKLEYGALRDGTSVERLGEVEMLDQGPTPSWRNLRYPIADLPEEADVVRLVAEDSSLADRDWMALTPPRVPTLAPLGDVFAPSTPGLLDWSVALQYPCQRTFNHYAGVAEIPEFRIMPDAPGKAQLSGFMDFLGGGALATTEAVNYSYDIPGYLRNDWARDWGSVAKYEPRTNSAGEVPQVAAVEHDNATRWGWFTPGPMKIRDPEEKKD from the coding sequence ATGAGCACGCACCGCCCAGTAGAGTTCAACGACGTGTTAGCCGAAGCCGAAAACCGCGCCCCCCGTCCGCTGGTCTTGTGCGCCATCGTCTCCGGGCTCCTCGCGTTCACCTGCTTCTTGCTCACCCCCATCCTCCCGATCAACCAGGTGGAATCGACGGTGAGCTGGCCGCAGAACGAGTCGCTGGGCTCGATCAACGCACCGCTGATCTCCCTGGCGCCCGAGTCGATCGAGCTCGATGTCCCGGTTAAGGAGTCCATCGCGGCGCTGCGTGACGGCGAGACGCTCATCGCGGGCACCCTGCCCGCCTCCTCCCAGGAGGCCAGCGACCGCGGGCTCTTCGTCTCCGCGCCGGACGGCGGCCTGCTCGTCACCTCGCTCAACGAGGTGCTCTTCGAGCTCGATGCCGCACAGGTTGCCTCCCTTCCCGCGAGCGCACTGCTTGAGGTCTCCGCCACCTCGGAGGGTACGAGCATCGCAATTTCCGGCACGGACCTCAGCGAGGACGGCGAGGAAGACCTTCGCCCCCAGGTCACCGGCATCTACAGCGAGCTAGAGGGCGAAGCGGGCACGCTTGTCGACGCCGGGCTCGCCGCCCAGGTCAACGTCAATTCCCGCTTCACCTCCTCGCCGACCGCGCTGAAATCCGGCGCGATGGCGCTCGGCGCGGCCTCCCTCATCGTCGCGCTCTGGGCGCTGTGGCGCCTCGACGCGCGCGACGGCCGCCGCTTCCCGCTGCTGCGCAGCCAGTGGCGCACCTTCCGCCCCCTCGACGCTCTCGTGCTCGCCGTGCTCGGCTTCTGGCACATCTTCGGGGCGAACACCTCCGATGACGGCTACCTGCTCACCATGGCGCGGGTCGCATCCAAGTCGGACTACATGGCGAACTACTACCGCTGGTACGGTGTGCCGGAATCTCCCTTCGGCTCGCCGTACTACGACATCCTCTCCGCCTTCGCGCAGATTTCCACGGCGTCGATGTGGATGCGCCTGCCGTCGTTACTCGCGGGCGTGGCCACGTGGTGGATCCTCTCCCGGGAGCTCCTGCCGCGGCTCGGGCCCGTCGTTGCCGAGAGGCGCATGGCCCACTGGACTGCCGCGCTGGTCTTCTTGAGTTTCTGGCTGCCCTACAACAACGGCACCCGCCCGGAGCCGATCATCGCGCTCGGGCTCATTGCCACGTGGGCGTCCTTCGAGCGAGCGATCGCCACCGAGCGACTCTTCCCGGCCGCGGTGGGCACGATCCTGGCCGCATTCACCCTCGCCTGCGGACCGACCGGCCTGGCCGCCGTCGGCGTGTTCCTCATCTCCTTACCGGCGCTTTTCGCCATCATGGAGCGCCGCTTGCCCCATGCCCCCCGGTTGGCTTTTATCGCCCCGTTCCTCGCCGCGGGCTTCGCGGTGATGCTCGCGGTGTTCCACGACCAGACGCTAGCCACCGTGCTCGAGGCGACCTCGGTGCGCTCGAAGGTGGGCCCCGCGCTGGACTGGTACTCGGAGTGGGTGCGCTACGGCACGCTGTTCGACCAGACCGTGGACGGCTCCATGACCAGGCGCTTCCCCACCTTCGTCTTCTTCGCCTGCCTGGGGCTTATCGCCTGGGCGCTCGTGCGGATGGGCTCCATCCCCGGCGCGGCGAAGGGGCCTACGGTGCGCCTGGTTCTCATCGTGGCGCTCTCGACGTTCTTCCTCATGTTCACCCCGACGAAGTGGACCCACCACTTCGGCATCTACGCGGGGATCGGCGGGGCGGTGGCCGCCCTCGGCGCCGTGGTGCTCTCCCACATCGCACTGCGCTCGGCGCGCAACCGCACCTTCGCGCTTGCCGGGGTGGCGTTTCTCATGGCCGTGACCCTGGCCGGGTGGAACGGCTGGTGGTACGTCTCCTCCTTCGGGGTGCCGTGGTGGGATAAGACGGTGCAGCTCCACGCCGTGGAGGCCAACACTGTCGTGCTCGTCATCGCGCTTGTGATCCTTATGATCGGGGTCTTCCAATCGCTCCGGCACGCCCGGGCAACGCGCGTGGGCGCGGGCCGCTTCGCGGGGCTCATGTCCGCCCCGATCGCGATCGTCGCCGCGCTCATGGTGGCGTTTTCCTGCCTCACCTTTGTCAAGGCTTTCCTTGACCAGGCCCCGGCCTACTCGGTGGGGATGGGTAACGTTCGCACCTTCGCCGGAAATTCCTGCCAGCTCGGCTCCGACGTCTTGCTCGAGACCAACACGAACGAGTCCTTCCTCTCCCCGATCGGGGGCGTCGCGTTGGCCGATTCCCTCGACAGCGGGGATAACCGCGGGTTCGACCCGGAGGGCGTGCCCTCCTTCATCGTGGAGGAGGACTCCAGCTCGTCCGCGTCGAGCCCGCGCACCGATGCCAATAACAACGCCTCGGCCTCGACCCTCGACCCGAGCGGGGCCACCAATAGCGCCACCACCGGCAACGGCACCGGCACCAACACCAACGCAGGGTCGGGTTCCGCGGATGCCGCGAAGGCCACCACCGAGCAGGAGCAGTCCACCACCCGTACGAGCACCCAGGGCAACCGCCCGGAGACCATGCGCGGGGCCAACGGCTCGACCGTCCGCCTGCCGTTTAACCTCGACTACACCAAAGTTCCCATGCTGGGGTCCTACTCCGAGGAGCCGACGGGCTCGGCCCAGCTCGAGACGGCCTGGTTCGCCCTCCCGCCCGCGCGCGAGGACGCTCCGCTCGTCGTCGCCTCCGCCGCCGGGCGCATCGCGCACAAGGACATCAACGGCGTGGAGCAAGAAGGCGCCGACCTCAAGCTCGAGTACGGCGCGCTTCGCGACGGCACCTCCGTCGAGCGCCTCGGGGAGGTCGAGATGCTCGACCAGGGCCCGACCCCGTCGTGGCGCAACCTGCGCTACCCCATCGCGGATCTGCCCGAGGAGGCAGACGTGGTCCGCCTCGTTGCAGAGGACTCCTCGCTGGCGGATCGGGATTGGATGGCGCTGACCCCGCCGCGCGTGCCCACGCTGGCGCCTCTCGGGGATGTCTTCGCCCCCTCCACCCCCGGGTTGCTGGACTGGTCGGTGGCGCTGCAGTACCCCTGCCAGCGCACCTTCAACCACTACGCGGGCGTGGCGGAGATCCCTGAGTTCCGCATCATGCCGGACGCCCCGGGCAAGGCCCAGCTCTCCGGCTTCATGGACTTCCTGGGCGGCGGCGCGCTGGCGACCACGGAGGCGGTGAACTACTCCTACGACATCCCCGGATACCTGCGAAACGACTGGGCGCGCGACTGGGGTTCTGTGGCGAAGTACGAACCGCGCACGAACTCCGCGGGCGAGGTCCCGCAGGTCGCAGCAGTGGAACACGACAATGCGACCCGCTGGGGCTGGTTCACCCCTGGCCCGATGAAGATCCGCGACCCCGAAGAGAAGAAAGACTAG